GAGAGCAGGTACAGCGGCGTGTAGAACTCCTCGGTCAGAAAGATCGACTCAAGGCGGGGGTTGAAGTGACCGGCGATCACCAGCCAGAAACAGGCCACCGCTGCCAGGAAGGCCGCCAGAAACGCCCGCTCGACCCTGCGGCAGGACCAGATGCCGATGCCCAGCAGCCCCAGGCCGACCCAGCCGAATTCATGGGGGATGTCAAAGGCCCCCAGTTGCTTCACCAGCAGCGCCAGATCCCGGTTGTGGGGTTCCTCCGGGTACCCCTTGCGCAGAATGTGCCAGAGAAAGCGGGACAGACTGCTGGTGTCCCCCCAGCTCTGCAGGGCTCCGGCGGCAGCCCGCAGCGGCAGGTAGAGCTGTACGGCCCCACCCGCCAGCAGGCAGGCGGCGGCCAGCAGCCACTCCCGCACCCGACGGACCGCAGCCGGCGCAGACATCAGCACGAACAGCAGCATCCCCGGCAGCAGCAACACTACGGTCTGGTGGGCCCCGCTGGCCAGTCCGGCCAGAAAGGCCACGGCATACCACCAGGCCGGCTGCTCGCTGCCGGCACGCAGCCGTTCGCGCCACTTCAGCAGCAGCAGGAACATGACCGCCGTGATGAAGGCCAGGAGGGGGTACGGCTTGTCATGATTACTCTGCAGCCAGAGCCGGGGCGAGGTGGCCAGGATCAGTGCCCCGGCAAGGGCGGCCATGCGGATCGCGAAGGCGGTGAACGCCTCATTCGCGCCGAAGCTCCGTCCCTTCAGCAGGGCAAGGGTCAGATGGTAGCAGCCCAGGCAGGCCAGAGCCGCCGAGAGCGCCGTTGCCAGGTTGATCCTGAAGGCGATGCTCCCCAGCGGCAGCCAGGTGAACGGCTTCAGGTAGAGCAGGAACAGCGGGTAGCCGGGAGAATGGGCGGAGCCCAGGTACCAGGTGGCGGTCATGAATTCGCCGCTGTCATAGAAAGTGACCGACGGCGCCAGGGTGGCAAGGTAGAGGGCGAAGGGCAGCAGGAAGGCGGCAAGGGCCCAGGGGTCCGGGTATGCGTCACGGAGCAGCTTCATGACGGGGGCTGCTCCGCTTCGGCCTGCCGCCGGACGTGGGAAAGCGACAGCCCGCTCGTCCAGAGGTGGTAGAGGCCGGCCAGGATCACCGGAAAAAAGCCGATGCCGTGGATCACCAGCGAGATGGCCACCGCTTCGGTGGGCTGGACGGCGAAGGCGACAAGACCGGTGTAGCAGGCCAGGTGGTAGGTACCGATGTAGCCCGGCGCCGCCGGTACCATCACGGCAAAGACCAGCAGCACCATGATGAAGAAGGAGGCGATGGGGGGCAGGTGGATGCCGAAGCCGACCAGCACCAGGTGGATCGGCAGGGTGGCGGTGAGCCAGATCCCCAAAGAACTCGCCGCCAGCACCAGCAGATGTCCCGCGTGCCCCGACACCTTCAGTCCCTGCAGGAAGGAGCCGCACAGAGAGATCACCTTCTCCGACAACGCCGCCGGGAAGGGTTTCAGCAGCCGCGCCAGCAGCGACAGGGTCTTCACCGGCCGCCACTTGAGAGCCA
The window above is part of the Trichlorobacter ammonificans genome. Proteins encoded here:
- a CDS encoding glycosyltransferase family 117 protein; translated protein: MKLLRDAYPDPWALAAFLLPFALYLATLAPSVTFYDSGEFMTATWYLGSAHSPGYPLFLLYLKPFTWLPLGSIAFRINLATALSAALACLGCYHLTLALLKGRSFGANEAFTAFAIRMAALAGALILATSPRLWLQSNHDKPYPLLAFITAVMFLLLLKWRERLRAGSEQPAWWYAVAFLAGLASGAHQTVVLLLPGMLLFVLMSAPAAVRRVREWLLAAACLLAGGAVQLYLPLRAAAGALQSWGDTSSLSRFLWHILRKGYPEEPHNRDLALLVKQLGAFDIPHEFGWVGLGLLGIGIWSCRRVERAFLAAFLAAVACFWLVIAGHFNPRLESIFLTEEFYTPLYLLSAVMVALGLFEFVACGVQRAATPQSYDYRHRLLLPFVFLLLPLFQLGLNFSSQDQHDNYLAHDYALNTLRTLPENGVLFTWGDSGAFPLWYLHGVERMRQDVDLPHIPHLTFSWHRRELPRLKPYLDAGPTTGAPAETVFRSLAVNLANERPVLVDFSSRYSLEWAGTQPVQQGIVFGLTTGDLVTALEEPQIWDHYILHRLIPERWQPDEDSRKALIIHAYCLMQSAEDLARRGHVREASRLLERSEAIMPAWQENLRQLAARYGIPAKKTEEKP